A window from Fibrobacter sp. encodes these proteins:
- the hisI gene encoding phosphoribosyl-AMP cyclohydrolase, with protein sequence MKFDDLIKEIKFEVEFGGVKLAPAIVQDADKGDVLMMAWMNEEALRRTVECGEMVFWSRSRKEYWHKGDTSGNVMTVVEWAADCDSDALLFKVRMQGPQVACHTGARSCFFKTCDK encoded by the coding sequence ATGAAATTCGATGATTTAATCAAAGAGATCAAGTTCGAAGTTGAATTCGGCGGCGTAAAGCTTGCGCCGGCTATCGTGCAAGACGCCGACAAGGGCGACGTGCTGATGATGGCATGGATGAACGAAGAAGCCCTCCGCCGCACGGTCGAATGCGGAGAAATGGTGTTCTGGAGCCGTAGCCGCAAGGAATACTGGCACAAGGGCGACACCAGCGGCAACGTGATGACCGTAGTGGAATGGGCCGCCGATTGCGACTCCGATGCGCTACTGTTCAAGGTCCGCATGCAGGGTCCGCAGGTCGCTTGCCACACGGGCGCCCGCAGCTGCTTCTTCAAGACGTGCGACAAGTAG
- a CDS encoding pyridoxal phosphate-dependent aminotransferase — translation MTRALSTRTENIAASLTVAIDTLAKQMIADGKDVVSLGAGEPDFPTPTPIQDAACEAIRAGKTRYTAPVGILDVRKEVCSKLKRENGLDYAPEQIIMTSGAKHAVFNALAALVNPGDEVIIPAPYWVTYPELVKWLGGTPVFVQAGVENDFKITAAQLQDAVTEKTKAILLNNPCNPTGSVYTREELESLAKVIVKNDIYCISDEVYEYFVYNDTFYSAAAFDGMAERTIVVNGFSKSYCMTGWRIGYDAAPAPIAKIIGKIQGQATHHPSNVAQYAALAALQMGKTEADKMCATFKRRRDFMVERMTAILGESVKAPAGAFYLFLPIAKLYGKKTPDGNKIGGSIDFCKYLLESEGLAIVPGAAFGDDTCVRFSYAASDESLAKACERFERGVKSLRE, via the coding sequence ATGACACGCGCACTCTCTACAAGAACCGAAAATATCGCAGCATCGCTCACCGTAGCCATCGACACGCTCGCAAAACAGATGATTGCCGACGGCAAGGACGTCGTGAGCCTCGGGGCCGGCGAACCGGATTTTCCGACCCCAACGCCTATCCAGGACGCAGCCTGCGAAGCCATCCGTGCCGGAAAAACGCGCTACACCGCGCCCGTGGGCATTCTGGACGTGCGCAAGGAAGTCTGCAGCAAGCTCAAGCGTGAAAACGGCCTGGACTACGCACCCGAACAGATCATCATGACAAGCGGCGCGAAGCATGCCGTATTCAATGCGCTCGCAGCGCTAGTGAACCCGGGCGACGAAGTCATCATCCCCGCGCCCTACTGGGTCACCTACCCCGAACTCGTGAAATGGCTCGGAGGCACCCCGGTGTTCGTGCAGGCGGGCGTCGAAAACGATTTCAAGATTACCGCGGCGCAGTTGCAGGATGCCGTCACCGAAAAGACGAAGGCGATTCTCCTGAACAACCCGTGCAACCCGACCGGTTCCGTGTACACGCGCGAGGAACTCGAAAGCCTCGCGAAGGTCATCGTAAAGAACGACATTTACTGCATCTCGGACGAGGTGTACGAATACTTTGTCTACAACGACACCTTCTACAGCGCAGCCGCATTCGACGGGATGGCCGAACGCACGATTGTCGTGAACGGATTCTCCAAATCGTACTGCATGACCGGATGGCGCATCGGCTACGACGCCGCACCGGCGCCGATTGCAAAGATCATCGGGAAAATCCAGGGCCAGGCGACACACCACCCGAGCAACGTGGCGCAATACGCCGCCCTTGCCGCACTCCAAATGGGCAAAACCGAAGCCGACAAGATGTGCGCCACCTTCAAGAGGCGCCGCGACTTCATGGTGGAACGCATGACCGCCATTCTCGGCGAAAGTGTCAAGGCACCCGCAGGGGCGTTCTACCTGTTCCTCCCCATCGCGAAGCTCTACGGCAAAAAAACGCCCGACGGCAACAAGATCGGAGGCTCCATCGATTTCTGCAAGTACCTGCTCGAAAGCGAAGGGCTCGCCATCGTCCCGGGCGCAGCCTTCGGCGACGACACGTGCGTCCGATTCTCCTATGCGGCAAGCGACGAATCGCTAGCCAAGGCCTGTGAACGTTTTGAGCGCGGAGTAAAATCCCTCCGCGAGTAA
- a CDS encoding L-threonylcarbamoyladenylate synthase yields the protein MRFEVHPDNPQARIVKLAAAALEDDGLVLYPTESGYAIGCNAESPKAIHKLYALKKPMKKFFMALIIPDIRSATDYARIDNFAFNIMKPRVPGPYTFILPADPHIARRLDVKRPEIGVRMPTHPFFKELFQHFDKPILSTAAKLSEEDIYEPDEIWKTFEHSVEMMVDCGPIEINPTNIISLIGDRIEILRGDLLDP from the coding sequence ATGCGTTTTGAAGTCCATCCCGATAATCCGCAGGCGAGAATCGTGAAACTCGCCGCAGCCGCCCTCGAAGACGACGGCCTCGTACTCTACCCTACCGAGTCCGGCTACGCCATCGGCTGCAACGCCGAATCCCCGAAGGCCATCCACAAGCTTTACGCCCTCAAGAAGCCCATGAAGAAGTTCTTCATGGCGCTCATCATCCCCGACATCCGCTCGGCGACCGACTACGCCCGCATCGACAACTTCGCCTTCAACATCATGAAGCCCCGCGTGCCCGGGCCCTACACGTTTATCTTGCCCGCCGATCCGCACATCGCCCGCCGGCTCGACGTCAAGCGCCCCGAAATCGGCGTGCGCATGCCTACGCATCCGTTTTTCAAGGAACTCTTCCAGCACTTCGACAAGCCCATCCTGAGCACGGCGGCGAAGCTTTCTGAAGAAGATATCTACGAGCCCGACGAAATCTGGAAAACCTTTGAGCACTCCGTCGAAATGATGGTAGACTGCGGTCCCATCGAAATCAACCCGACGAATATCATCAGCCTCATCGGCGACCGAATCGAAATACTGCGCGGCGATCTGCTCGACCCGTAG
- a CDS encoding YraN family protein: MIRKFENWRNGGRKASNRPKGNFIESQAAAYLRRLGYEILERNYAYQGGELDIVAKEGETIVFVEVKSVWNNQQGNPAARVNVAKQKKIWKTACHFLHTKSEFAPKGFDQPCRFDVLSARVYQKPLQFSHIKNAFEGTQVVPQC, translated from the coding sequence ATGATTCGCAAATTTGAAAACTGGCGAAACGGAGGCCGCAAGGCCTCGAACCGGCCCAAGGGCAACTTCATCGAATCGCAGGCGGCGGCATACCTGCGCAGGCTCGGCTACGAGATTCTAGAGCGCAACTACGCCTACCAGGGAGGCGAGCTCGACATCGTGGCGAAGGAAGGCGAAACCATCGTCTTCGTGGAAGTGAAGTCCGTATGGAACAACCAGCAGGGGAACCCGGCGGCGCGCGTGAACGTAGCGAAGCAGAAGAAGATTTGGAAAACCGCCTGCCATTTTTTGCACACGAAAAGCGAATTCGCCCCGAAAGGGTTCGACCAGCCCTGCCGTTTCGACGTGCTTTCGGCGCGCGTTTACCAGAAACCGCTGCAATTCAGCCACATCAAGAACGCCTTCGAAGGCACGCAGGTAGTCCCGCAGTGCTAG
- a CDS encoding MMPL family transporter, giving the protein MFSLVSKIVRRLTRLPFSVLALSAILAVLSIFPISHLRWDIQLQDTLSFSNQENSDYKKIGKDFGGLGSLTVILRSDDSLLNYNTAKTLAEHLQKDTLVHFVDFETDAEFYTRNSLLYIDESDLDTIIDRVSTLKRTALAKSNPFLIDLVNEDTVPALPAGKAQADLDKLQDKYFGLMATRFSNKEGTIRVVDIYPTHSHSDLYTSRALLSATSEYLAEINNGKEIDVYYTGKVYDTIRQGNTMLPEAKFAGKLTALLILLLYIINFYRQPQLIFISSIATGLPILYTLALASLLYGRINLFTLLLALVLPGQACQVVSHVLKRYFLERARNLTPQLCIESAVLGIGPSTCAYSCIMAGLFACLVFVPLPGLQELAVLGTLGTLLNWFVTILVTTALLRVFQRKQPFTVNDFRINREYTIQLLPRVLNIVLIVIISVASLASLIYGSSNLRFFYDFKKTEIQKPPSIADSLLAQTGFPEYDPIIVEFANEEAGKELYRNFLTLKKKGAIPTISHLYTLAQFSPNMSESRKAKLDSLQGMLTGSFLSKMDSRENKSFALIKESLARRNLDVHDQPKNVLNKFRDKRGNNGVFAFIFHNIDPNDGLACRRLNRDIEKLQGIQDDEIRATGLPVIRATVLDMILQNLDKTIAAGSFLVCLMLLIYYNRLSRAIFTLLPSIFAISWLLILMRLFGIELSVYSSLAFPIIIGASVDGSLQLWTAFYNKQGGTALTVMQKKFSGIAVSQMASLIACYGLMISSHPGLRSIGQVLLLGLICIFMAQFTIYPLIAGALDHYRIKKALRKSK; this is encoded by the coding sequence ATGTTCTCACTTGTCAGCAAAATCGTCAGGAGGCTAACGCGTCTACCGTTCTCGGTTCTCGCGCTAAGTGCGATTCTTGCCGTGCTGAGCATTTTCCCGATCAGCCACCTGCGCTGGGACATCCAGCTACAAGACACGCTCTCGTTCTCCAATCAGGAAAACAGCGACTACAAGAAAATCGGAAAGGATTTCGGCGGGCTCGGCAGCCTTACCGTCATCCTCCGTTCCGATGACAGCCTGTTAAACTACAACACCGCGAAGACGCTCGCCGAGCACCTGCAAAAAGATACGCTCGTCCATTTCGTCGACTTCGAGACCGACGCTGAATTCTACACGCGCAATTCCCTGCTCTACATCGACGAAAGCGACCTCGACACCATCATCGACAGGGTATCGACGCTCAAGCGTACCGCGCTCGCGAAAAGCAACCCGTTCCTCATCGACCTGGTAAACGAAGATACCGTCCCGGCCCTGCCCGCAGGCAAGGCGCAGGCCGACCTCGACAAACTGCAGGACAAGTACTTCGGCCTGATGGCGACGCGCTTCTCGAACAAAGAAGGGACGATTCGCGTGGTGGACATCTACCCGACGCATTCGCATTCCGACCTTTATACCAGCAGGGCCCTCCTCTCGGCAACAAGCGAATACCTCGCCGAAATCAATAACGGGAAAGAAATCGACGTCTACTACACCGGCAAGGTGTACGACACCATACGCCAGGGGAATACGATGCTCCCCGAAGCGAAGTTCGCCGGCAAGCTCACCGCGCTCCTCATCCTGCTCCTGTACATCATCAATTTCTACAGGCAGCCCCAGCTGATTTTCATTTCCTCCATCGCAACCGGGCTCCCCATACTCTACACGCTCGCGCTCGCTTCGCTCCTCTACGGGCGCATAAACCTCTTCACGCTCCTGCTCGCGCTTGTTCTCCCGGGGCAGGCCTGCCAGGTCGTAAGCCACGTGCTCAAGCGGTACTTCCTGGAACGTGCCAGGAACCTCACCCCGCAACTCTGTATCGAGAGCGCCGTGCTCGGAATCGGGCCTTCCACATGCGCGTACTCCTGCATCATGGCGGGGCTCTTTGCGTGCCTGGTCTTCGTGCCCCTGCCCGGCCTGCAGGAACTCGCCGTACTCGGCACCCTCGGCACCCTGCTGAACTGGTTCGTCACCATCCTCGTCACCACCGCACTGCTGCGCGTATTCCAGAGGAAGCAGCCGTTCACCGTAAATGACTTCCGCATCAACCGCGAATACACCATCCAGCTTTTGCCCCGCGTCCTGAACATCGTCCTCATCGTAATCATCTCCGTCGCAAGCCTCGCGAGCCTCATATACGGGAGTTCGAACCTCAGGTTCTTCTACGACTTCAAGAAAACCGAAATCCAGAAGCCGCCTTCCATCGCGGACTCGCTGCTCGCGCAGACCGGGTTCCCCGAATACGACCCCATCATCGTCGAATTTGCGAACGAGGAAGCCGGCAAGGAACTGTACCGGAACTTCCTCACCCTGAAGAAGAAGGGCGCCATCCCGACCATCAGCCACCTGTACACGCTCGCGCAGTTCAGCCCGAACATGAGCGAATCGCGTAAGGCGAAACTCGACTCCCTGCAGGGCATGCTCACGGGCAGTTTCCTCTCGAAAATGGATTCGAGAGAAAACAAGAGCTTCGCGCTCATCAAGGAATCGCTCGCCCGCCGGAACCTGGACGTGCACGACCAGCCGAAAAACGTTTTGAACAAGTTCCGCGACAAGAGGGGCAACAACGGCGTATTCGCGTTCATTTTCCACAACATAGACCCCAATGACGGTCTTGCGTGCAGGCGCCTCAACAGGGATATCGAAAAATTGCAGGGCATCCAGGACGACGAAATCCGAGCCACCGGACTTCCGGTGATACGGGCGACCGTACTCGACATGATTTTGCAGAACCTCGACAAGACCATCGCAGCAGGAAGTTTCCTGGTGTGCCTGATGCTCCTGATTTACTACAACAGGCTATCTCGCGCCATATTCACGCTGTTGCCATCCATATTCGCCATCAGCTGGCTTCTCATTCTGATGAGGCTTTTCGGCATCGAACTTTCCGTGTACAGCTCTCTCGCCTTCCCCATCATCATAGGCGCAAGCGTCGACGGCTCACTGCAGCTATGGACCGCTTTCTACAACAAGCAGGGCGGCACGGCCCTCACCGTAATGCAGAAGAAGTTCTCGGGCATCGCCGTAAGCCAGATGGCCTCGCTCATCGCCTGCTACGGTCTCATGATTTCTTCGCATCCCGGCCTCCGGAGCATCGGGCAGGTCTTGCTGCTCGGGCTGATATGCATTTTCATGGCGCAGTTCACCATATACCCGCTAATCGCGGGCGCGCTTGACCACTACAGAATCAAAAAGGCTTTAAGAAAATCAAAATGA
- a CDS encoding glutamate-5-semialdehyde dehydrogenase has protein sequence MTQNYSNLEEYSEILAKNAKNASKTIRTLSADKRSAVLNLVAKLLREQKQAILAANKLDLEAAAGKLDDAKMDRLTLNDARIEAMAKGAEEIAAFTDPLNKVLESRELKNGIKISRVAVPIGSVFFIFESRPNVTIDGACLCFKAGNAVILRGGKESINSAKCLAGIFHKALAENGIDENAVQLVTETSHDLVGMLLQRSDCIDLVIPRGGERLIRAVVEQSKIPVIKHFNGICHVYIDKSADMDKAVNILINAKTQRTGVCNAMECVIIDRHIDDANVKKLLDCLADRGVELFGNKDAQSHDSRIKDIGDDSNYHHEYLALKASVKFVDNVAEACDHIENNSSRHTEAVVAEDASVQDYFVANVDSSSVMVNASTRFADGGEYGLGAEVGISTDKLHARGPMGVESLCTYKWVLRGNGQVRG, from the coding sequence ATGACTCAAAATTATTCCAACTTGGAAGAATATTCCGAAATCTTGGCAAAAAACGCCAAAAACGCAAGTAAGACTATCCGCACCCTGAGCGCCGACAAGCGTAGCGCGGTGCTGAACCTCGTGGCAAAGCTGCTCCGCGAGCAAAAACAGGCCATTCTCGCCGCAAACAAGCTCGACCTCGAGGCCGCAGCCGGCAAGCTCGACGACGCGAAGATGGACCGCCTGACACTGAACGACGCCCGCATCGAAGCCATGGCCAAGGGCGCCGAAGAAATCGCCGCCTTCACCGACCCGCTGAACAAGGTCCTTGAATCCCGCGAACTCAAGAACGGCATCAAGATCAGCCGTGTTGCCGTGCCTATCGGCTCCGTGTTCTTCATTTTCGAAAGCCGCCCGAACGTCACAATCGACGGCGCATGCCTCTGCTTCAAGGCGGGCAACGCGGTCATCCTCCGTGGCGGCAAGGAATCTATCAATTCTGCAAAATGCCTCGCCGGAATCTTCCACAAGGCTCTCGCTGAAAACGGCATCGACGAGAACGCCGTGCAACTCGTGACCGAAACGAGCCACGACCTGGTGGGCATGCTCCTGCAGAGAAGCGACTGCATCGACCTCGTCATCCCCCGCGGTGGCGAACGCCTTATCCGTGCGGTTGTGGAACAGAGCAAGATTCCCGTCATCAAGCACTTCAACGGCATCTGCCACGTGTATATCGACAAGTCCGCCGACATGGACAAGGCCGTGAACATTCTCATCAACGCCAAGACGCAGCGCACCGGCGTGTGCAACGCCATGGAATGCGTGATTATCGACCGCCATATCGATGACGCAAACGTGAAGAAGCTTCTGGACTGCCTCGCCGACCGCGGCGTAGAACTCTTCGGCAACAAGGACGCCCAGAGCCACGACAGTCGCATCAAGGATATCGGAGACGATTCCAATTACCACCACGAATACCTCGCCCTCAAGGCAAGCGTCAAGTTCGTGGACAATGTCGCCGAAGCCTGCGACCACATCGAAAACAACAGCAGCCGCCACACTGAAGCCGTGGTCGCCGAAGACGCGTCCGTGCAAGATTACTTTGTTGCAAATGTGGACAGCAGCAGCGTGATGGTGAACGCGAGCACTCGCTTCGCCGACGGTGGCGAATACGGTCTCGGCGCCGAAGTGGGCATCTCTACCGACAAGCTGCACGCTCGCGGTCCCATGGGAGTCGAGAGCCTTTGCACCTACAAGTGGGTGCTCCGCGGCAACGGCCAGGTGAGAGGTTAA
- a CDS encoding serine/threonine-protein kinase: protein MTVNDVQHFPRPFNDNYDLIGTLGKGGMGLVYKALDKKLKRVVAFKILDASADGEAIQRFYLEAQAMKELDHQNIVHVFDFGKQDNQLFIAMTYVQGYSLSDVLQKQSKLPFDAIELIVRQIARGLLYAHSKGIVHRDVKPSNIMLTRDNRVYVMDFGISYIQEMEKDRLTKTGMTMGTPEYMSPEQCHGDEVTLQSDIYSMGVILYEMTCGRLPFQGNRPVEIALKHVQEPPPDPRQFRPDMPPGLSELILKCLKKKLNERFHDMQEFLDECDQVFPQKETHGNMKIGKKQSLLRHGTTSIAEAATKLPSHVRVIRRRLTALAISLFPLIILLLVLLMLTYKPENMLQQLEWDDAIGNFEQTAIEADVSGGYSLDNLTDGDLKTAWLTAMPAKPQNPVLTIFFDNITLITHIGFAVGYQKSVDDPFGDRFRIFKKPKSLTLETKEGFKQKVLLENIKGMQYPKIQAMETSEIKVYLDEVYEADNKDFAISEIRMLGMQVH from the coding sequence ATGACCGTAAACGACGTACAGCATTTTCCCCGTCCATTCAACGACAACTACGACCTGATCGGAACTCTCGGCAAGGGGGGAATGGGGCTAGTCTACAAGGCTCTCGACAAAAAGCTCAAGCGCGTAGTAGCATTCAAGATCTTGGACGCCTCCGCTGACGGCGAAGCCATCCAGAGATTCTACCTGGAAGCCCAGGCCATGAAGGAACTGGACCACCAGAACATCGTGCATGTTTTCGACTTTGGAAAGCAAGACAACCAGCTCTTTATCGCGATGACGTATGTGCAGGGCTACTCGCTCTCCGACGTTCTCCAGAAGCAGAGCAAGCTTCCCTTCGACGCTATCGAACTGATTGTCCGCCAGATTGCACGCGGCCTCCTTTACGCCCACAGCAAGGGAATCGTCCACCGCGACGTGAAACCCTCGAACATCATGCTCACGCGCGACAACCGCGTCTACGTGATGGACTTCGGCATTTCGTACATCCAGGAGATGGAAAAAGACAGGCTCACCAAGACGGGCATGACGATGGGAACGCCCGAATACATGAGCCCTGAACAGTGCCACGGCGACGAAGTGACGCTCCAGTCCGACATTTACAGCATGGGCGTCATCCTTTACGAAATGACTTGCGGCCGCCTCCCCTTCCAGGGAAACCGCCCCGTCGAAATTGCGCTCAAGCACGTGCAGGAACCGCCTCCGGATCCCAGGCAGTTCCGCCCCGACATGCCGCCGGGACTTTCGGAACTCATCCTCAAGTGTCTCAAGAAAAAACTGAACGAGCGATTCCACGACATGCAGGAATTCCTCGACGAATGCGACCAGGTGTTCCCGCAAAAAGAAACGCACGGGAACATGAAAATCGGCAAGAAGCAATCCCTGTTGCGTCACGGCACCACTTCCATAGCCGAAGCCGCCACGAAGCTCCCCTCGCACGTGCGCGTCATCCGCAGGCGCCTTACCGCGCTCGCCATATCGCTGTTCCCGCTCATCATTCTGCTGCTTGTGCTCCTGATGCTCACGTACAAGCCCGAAAACATGCTGCAGCAACTCGAGTGGGACGACGCCATCGGCAACTTCGAGCAGACCGCCATAGAGGCGGACGTTTCGGGTGGATACTCGCTCGACAACCTCACAGACGGCGACCTCAAAACCGCATGGCTCACCGCGATGCCCGCAAAGCCGCAGAACCCCGTGCTCACGATCTTTTTCGACAACATAACGCTCATCACGCACATCGGTTTCGCCGTCGGTTACCAGAAATCCGTCGACGACCCGTTCGGTGACCGCTTCCGCATCTTCAAGAAGCCCAAGTCGCTCACGCTGGAAACTAAAGAAGGATTCAAGCAAAAGGTGTTGCTCGAAAACATCAAGGGCATGCAGTACCCGAAAATCCAGGCCATGGAAACGAGCGAAATCAAGGTCTACCTCGACGAAGTCTACGAAGCCGACAACAAGGATTTCGCGATTTCCGAGATAAGGATGCTCGGAATGCAAGTCCACTAA
- a CDS encoding ATP-binding cassette domain-containing protein, with protein MFRIVKPNKQKPFTIGRKEGSDLHFPERFVSREHAIIECKETASGCEWHIRSLTTNSFTLLNDVQVTESEIHDGDIIGIGVKQMRANLKDGELSLLLFDANDEVERIELEDTPATREIDDEGSKNEIQFRAYENGAEIQFRHAVTDEKGKRYKKIVLGENETTRYDQTEITAKDGALLLRKASVGFDIHVRNLDVFTGKKQLLSGIDFDLPAGEILAIIGRSGQGKSSLLKLFEGIYRKGEQSEVHIGGVDYRCKKIREHIAILAQDPPLRGDLTVDETLRHGARIAMDSHDFHKNAEGRLEKFCELFGLSDRRKNRIKTLSGGEHRRVALAAELMGNPGLIILDEPLSGLDPFNSRILCSHLKQLAFLGHTIILTTHSYEALHIANKVLVLHRGEQGFYGTPQAAYQYFKTNDPETILSNLGHDASSAWKESGIASRDTVKDNCNHIYFTSRKNSESLLYGMKLTLKQWLRDKGKTAALLLQPFIIGFLFSQIFSATSSLWTVSFAIILCANWFALSLSIREIVQEKDIVRGELRKGQKVIPYYFGKFLLPTLAAFLQTAIVYAFVAFRIPVHPSPALLAATFACTVAPAVAMGLLVSSLSKNSGQANAFLPLLIIPQVALAGALVPFDQMQHIGKWLSTIVWSRYNQSSLLNIFLERPDNIRNAISALSLSLIFCIITAIILHSSKKAK; from the coding sequence ATGTTCCGCATCGTCAAGCCGAACAAGCAAAAGCCCTTCACCATAGGGCGAAAGGAAGGGAGCGATCTCCACTTCCCCGAGCGCTTCGTTTCGAGAGAACATGCCATCATCGAATGCAAGGAAACCGCATCTGGCTGCGAATGGCATATCCGCAGCCTCACCACGAACAGCTTTACGCTCCTGAACGACGTCCAGGTCACCGAATCGGAAATCCACGACGGCGACATCATCGGAATCGGCGTGAAGCAGATGCGCGCCAACCTGAAGGACGGGGAACTATCGCTGCTGCTGTTCGATGCAAACGACGAAGTGGAAAGAATCGAACTCGAAGACACGCCCGCAACGCGCGAGATTGACGACGAGGGATCGAAAAACGAAATTCAGTTCCGGGCGTACGAAAACGGAGCCGAAATCCAGTTCCGCCATGCCGTAACCGACGAGAAAGGCAAGCGCTACAAGAAGATCGTCCTCGGCGAAAACGAAACCACCCGTTACGACCAGACGGAAATCACCGCGAAGGATGGAGCGCTGCTGCTCCGCAAGGCATCCGTAGGCTTCGACATCCACGTGCGCAACCTGGACGTATTCACCGGAAAAAAGCAACTCCTTTCGGGCATCGACTTCGACCTGCCCGCAGGCGAAATCCTCGCCATCATCGGGCGCTCCGGGCAAGGAAAATCCAGCCTCCTGAAACTTTTCGAAGGAATCTACCGCAAGGGCGAACAGAGCGAAGTGCATATCGGCGGTGTCGACTACCGCTGCAAAAAAATCCGCGAACACATCGCCATACTCGCGCAAGATCCGCCTCTGCGCGGTGACCTTACCGTAGACGAGACGCTCCGTCACGGCGCAAGAATCGCGATGGATTCGCACGACTTCCACAAGAACGCCGAAGGAAGGCTCGAGAAGTTCTGCGAACTCTTCGGGCTCAGCGACCGCCGCAAGAACCGCATCAAGACGCTCAGCGGCGGCGAACACCGCCGCGTCGCCCTCGCCGCAGAACTCATGGGCAACCCGGGCCTCATCATCCTCGACGAGCCGCTCTCGGGCCTAGACCCGTTCAATTCGCGCATCCTCTGCTCGCACTTGAAACAGCTCGCCTTCCTCGGGCATACGATAATCCTCACCACGCACAGTTACGAGGCGCTCCACATCGCGAACAAGGTACTCGTGCTGCACCGGGGCGAACAGGGTTTCTACGGGACGCCGCAGGCCGCCTACCAGTATTTCAAGACGAACGATCCCGAGACAATCCTCTCCAACCTCGGGCACGACGCCTCTTCGGCCTGGAAGGAATCGGGCATCGCGAGCCGCGACACCGTCAAGGACAACTGCAACCACATTTACTTTACGAGCCGCAAGAACAGCGAATCGCTCCTCTACGGCATGAAGCTAACGCTCAAGCAGTGGCTCCGCGACAAGGGAAAGACTGCGGCGCTCCTTCTGCAGCCATTCATCATCGGGTTCCTCTTCTCGCAGATATTCTCCGCGACGTCTTCGCTGTGGACCGTCTCTTTCGCGATTATCCTTTGCGCCAACTGGTTCGCGCTCTCGCTTTCCATCCGCGAAATCGTGCAGGAAAAAGACATCGTGCGCGGGGAACTGCGCAAGGGGCAGAAGGTCATTCCCTACTACTTCGGGAAATTCCTGCTCCCCACGCTGGCGGCGTTCCTCCAGACCGCAATCGTATACGCCTTCGTGGCATTCCGCATTCCCGTCCATCCTTCGCCGGCACTGCTTGCGGCCACGTTCGCATGCACGGTAGCACCCGCGGTGGCGATGGGCCTGCTCGTCAGTTCCCTCTCCAAGAATTCCGGCCAGGCGAACGCATTCCTCCCGCTCCTCATCATCCCGCAGGTGGCACTCGCTGGAGCGCTCGTCCCCTTCGACCAGATGCAGCATATCGGCAAATGGCTTTCGACCATCGTCTGGTCGCGCTACAACCAGAGTTCGCTGCTGAACATCTTCCTGGAACGCCCCGATAACATACGGAACGCCATTTCCGCGCTATCGCTATCCCTTATATTTTGTATAATTACCGCAATCATTCTCCACAGTTCGAAAAAAGCAAAATGA